In Streptomyces sp. NBC_01707, a genomic segment contains:
- a CDS encoding ASCH domain-containing protein — MSNREPLKPFLLAFPGPLRDQLVRAVLSGAKVSTTGLLAEYEAEKEELPPVGERSAVIDSAGREVAVVEVTEVRILRLGDVDLQHAIDEGEGDTSVAEWRASHERFWQGEEMREALGDLEFTVDDDTLVVAERFRVVEQLVPVTGMEDRTAGGRQD, encoded by the coding sequence ATGTCGAACCGTGAGCCTCTCAAGCCCTTTCTTCTCGCCTTTCCCGGCCCGCTGCGCGATCAGCTGGTGAGGGCGGTGCTCTCGGGCGCGAAGGTGTCGACGACGGGACTGCTGGCGGAGTACGAGGCGGAGAAGGAGGAGCTGCCTCCGGTGGGTGAGCGGTCGGCGGTGATCGACTCGGCCGGCCGGGAGGTCGCGGTGGTGGAGGTGACCGAGGTTCGGATCCTGCGGCTCGGCGACGTCGATCTCCAGCACGCGATCGACGAGGGCGAGGGCGACACCTCGGTGGCCGAATGGCGCGCGAGCCATGAGCGGTTCTGGCAGGGCGAGGAGATGCGGGAGGCGCTCGGCGACCTGGAATTCACGGTCGACGACGACACGCTGGTCGTCGCCGAACGGTTCCGGGTCGTCGAGCAGCTCGTTCCCGTCACCGGGATGGAGGACCGGACGGCCGGCGGTAGGCAGGACTGA
- a CDS encoding APC family permease produces the protein MSTGSSRTSEAGMTGDTGGISTYKGEERALRADRLGTAGLLLSVLAASAPLMVVAGVMPTVFGVMGIVGQPLLYVILGIVLMLFSVGYAEMSRHVHNAGAFYAYIARGLGPTAGAGASLVALVAYSAMQVGIYGILGFEVSGLFSTYLEMDVAWWIPAAGAVVVVGVLGWLKIDLNAKVLGVLLVVECALVVIFDIAAVSKPGPEGLSMHAFNPETLTGAGLGTALCFCIAAFVGFEQAPVYAEETSRPQIVVSRVMFLAVGYAALFLALSSWALTVAAGPGFIADSSLKEGPALLFGLTEDRLGTTFTDVLHVLFVTGMFAALLSFHNVVARYAFAMGRESLLPAAFGRTNKSSGAPATGSLLQSVVSLVIVLAFAVTDDNPVGDPTAPVLHLFTWMGNVGALGVILLMAAASFAVIAFFVKRGAGRAQLPRLIASGLAGVALLAIAVFTVRDFDVLVGSGPGSVLNWVLPGVVVASLVIGLVYGAVLRSAKPEVHARIGLGNEAFQLEKAAESGAVHH, from the coding sequence ATGTCGACGGGCAGTTCGAGAACGAGTGAGGCCGGCATGACCGGCGATACGGGCGGCATCAGCACCTACAAGGGTGAGGAGCGGGCTCTGCGTGCGGACCGGCTGGGCACCGCGGGGCTGCTGCTCTCGGTGCTCGCCGCAAGCGCCCCCCTGATGGTCGTCGCCGGGGTGATGCCCACCGTCTTCGGCGTGATGGGCATCGTGGGCCAGCCGCTGCTGTACGTCATCCTCGGCATCGTCCTGATGCTGTTCAGCGTCGGCTACGCGGAGATGAGCCGGCACGTCCACAACGCCGGTGCCTTCTACGCCTACATCGCCCGGGGGCTCGGCCCGACCGCGGGCGCCGGTGCCTCGCTCGTCGCCCTCGTCGCCTACAGCGCCATGCAGGTCGGCATCTACGGCATCCTCGGCTTCGAGGTCTCCGGGCTCTTCTCCACCTACCTGGAGATGGACGTCGCCTGGTGGATACCGGCCGCCGGCGCCGTAGTGGTCGTCGGTGTCCTCGGCTGGCTGAAGATCGACCTCAACGCCAAGGTCCTCGGCGTGCTGCTGGTCGTCGAATGCGCCCTCGTCGTGATCTTCGACATCGCGGCCGTCTCCAAGCCGGGTCCTGAGGGCCTGTCCATGCACGCCTTCAACCCCGAGACCCTCACCGGCGCCGGACTGGGCACCGCGCTCTGCTTCTGCATCGCCGCGTTCGTCGGCTTCGAGCAGGCCCCGGTGTACGCGGAGGAGACCAGCCGCCCGCAGATCGTCGTCTCCCGGGTGATGTTCCTCGCCGTCGGCTACGCCGCGCTGTTCCTCGCGCTCAGCTCCTGGGCGCTGACCGTCGCCGCGGGCCCCGGGTTCATCGCGGACAGCTCGCTCAAGGAAGGTCCCGCGCTGCTGTTCGGTCTCACCGAGGACCGGCTCGGCACGACCTTCACCGATGTGCTGCACGTGCTCTTCGTCACCGGCATGTTCGCCGCGCTGCTCAGCTTCCACAACGTGGTCGCCCGGTACGCGTTCGCGATGGGTCGTGAGAGCCTGCTGCCCGCCGCCTTCGGCCGTACCAACAAGTCCAGCGGCGCACCCGCCACCGGATCGCTCCTGCAGTCCGTCGTCTCCCTGGTCATCGTGCTGGCCTTCGCGGTCACCGACGACAACCCGGTCGGAGACCCGACGGCCCCCGTGCTGCACCTGTTCACCTGGATGGGCAACGTCGGCGCGCTCGGCGTCATCCTGCTGATGGCCGCTGCCTCCTTCGCCGTGATCGCCTTCTTCGTGAAGCGCGGCGCGGGCCGGGCACAGCTGCCGCGGCTGATCGCCTCCGGCCTGGCCGGGGTGGCGTTGCTGGCGATCGCCGTCTTCACGGTCCGGGACTTCGACGTGCTGGTCGGCTCGGGCCCGGGCTCGGTGCTCAACTGGGTGCTGCCCGGAGTTGTCGTCGCCTCGCTCGTCATCGGCCTGGTGTACGGCGCGGTCCTGCGATCCGCGAAGCCGGAGGTGCACGCCAGGATCGGCCTGGGCAACGAGGCGTTCCAGTTGGAGAAGGCGGCCGAGAGCGGCGCCGTCCACCACTGA
- a CDS encoding molybdopterin-dependent oxidoreductase — protein MLGLGAAAVVAAPALQRMMESGLGAVADKDPTGLTGLLPNGGGFRYYSVASSVPRKSATDYRLKIDGLVDRPATYTLDRLRALPQTRLVRDVQCVTGWRVPETPFEGVRLSTLLDAAGVRPGAKAIRFTCFDGTYSESLTLDQARRPDVLVALRMQDKPVAHSHGGPVRLYVAPMYFYKSAKWLSGITVTDSVKPGYWEELGYDVDAWVGRSNGRDDDPTG, from the coding sequence ATGCTCGGGCTCGGCGCCGCCGCGGTCGTGGCGGCGCCCGCCCTCCAGCGGATGATGGAATCCGGGCTCGGCGCGGTCGCCGACAAGGACCCCACCGGCCTGACCGGGCTGCTGCCCAACGGCGGCGGCTTCCGCTACTACTCCGTCGCCTCTTCCGTACCGCGGAAGAGCGCCACCGACTACCGGCTGAAGATCGACGGGCTCGTCGACCGGCCCGCCACGTACACCCTGGACCGGCTCCGCGCCCTGCCACAGACCAGGCTGGTCCGCGACGTCCAGTGCGTCACCGGCTGGCGGGTTCCCGAGACCCCGTTCGAGGGAGTCCGCCTCTCCACGCTGCTCGACGCGGCCGGGGTGCGGCCCGGAGCGAAGGCGATCCGCTTCACCTGCTTCGACGGCACGTACAGCGAGAGCCTCACCCTCGACCAGGCACGACGCCCCGATGTGCTGGTCGCCCTGCGTATGCAGGACAAGCCGGTGGCCCACTCGCACGGCGGCCCGGTCCGCCTCTACGTCGCCCCGATGTACTTCTACAAGTCGGCGAAATGGCTCTCCGGGATCACCGTCACCGACTCCGTGAAGCCCGGCTACTGGGAGGAACTCGGATATGACGTCGATGCCTGGGTCGGGCGGTCCAACGGCCGCGACGACGACCCCACCGGCTGA
- a CDS encoding cytochrome b/b6 domain-containing protein, with product MRRFSGVERWVHRTTAWLMLVCVATAACLYVPQLAELVGRRHLVVTVHQWSGLLIPVPLLAGLVSRALRADLSRLNRFGPHDRVWLRAVRHRDHRPGSRPAGKFNAGQKLYAAWIAGAVLVMIGTGVLMWFTGLAPLMWRTGATFVHDWLALAIGIVLAGHMAMALADPEARRGMRTGSVERHWARTEHPLWGESADAPDDDPARRQGLSG from the coding sequence ATGCGCCGCTTCAGCGGCGTGGAGCGCTGGGTGCACCGCACCACGGCCTGGCTGATGCTGGTGTGTGTGGCGACCGCGGCCTGCCTGTACGTACCCCAGCTCGCCGAACTGGTCGGCCGCCGCCACCTCGTGGTCACCGTGCACCAATGGTCCGGGCTGCTGATCCCCGTACCGCTGCTGGCCGGTCTCGTCTCCAGGGCGCTGCGCGCCGACCTGTCCCGGCTCAACCGGTTCGGGCCGCACGACCGGGTGTGGCTACGGGCGGTACGCCACCGTGACCACCGGCCCGGGTCCCGCCCGGCCGGGAAGTTCAACGCGGGCCAGAAGCTGTACGCGGCCTGGATCGCGGGCGCCGTGCTGGTCATGATCGGCACCGGGGTGCTGATGTGGTTCACCGGTCTCGCCCCGCTGATGTGGCGTACCGGCGCCACCTTCGTACACGACTGGCTGGCCCTCGCGATCGGCATCGTGCTGGCCGGACACATGGCAATGGCGCTCGCCGACCCGGAGGCACGCCGTGGCATGCGCACCGGGTCGGTCGAGCGCCATTGGGCGCGGACCGAACACCCGCTGTGGGGGGAATCCGCCGACGCGCCGGACGATGATCCGGCGCGTCGTCAGGGGCTGTCCGGCTAG
- a CDS encoding gluconate:H+ symporter — MTSLSVEMLAADAVEPITSAGNAQLGIAVLAGIAVIVLLITKFKLHAFLALTIGSLALGSFAGAAPAKTIASFTAGLGSTVAGVGVLIALGAILGKLLADSGGADQIVDTILAKASGRAMPWAMVLIASIIGLPLFFEVGIVLLIPVVLLVAKRGNYSLMRIGIPALAGLSVMHGLIPPHPGPLVAIDALGANLGVTLALGVLVAIPTVIIAGPVFSRYAARWVDIKAPEKMIPQRPSEELEHRPSFGATLATILLPVVLMLAKALVDIVVDNPENHVQRVTDVIGSPLIALLAAVIVGMFTLGRAAGFTKARLSTTVEKSLAPIAGVLLIVGAGGGFKQTLIDAGVGQMILDFSKDWSIPALLLGWLIAVAIRLATGSATVATISAAGLVAPLAADMSTSHAALLVLAVGAGSLFFSHVNDAGFWLVKEYFGMSVGQTVKTWSVMETIISVVSLVFILLLSLVL; from the coding sequence GTGACCAGTCTCAGCGTCGAGATGCTGGCAGCGGACGCCGTCGAACCCATAACTTCGGCCGGTAACGCGCAGCTGGGCATCGCCGTTCTGGCGGGCATCGCCGTCATCGTTCTGCTCATCACCAAGTTCAAGTTGCATGCCTTCCTGGCGCTGACCATCGGCTCGCTCGCGCTCGGCTCCTTCGCCGGCGCCGCTCCCGCCAAGACGATCGCCAGCTTCACCGCCGGCCTCGGCTCCACGGTCGCGGGCGTCGGTGTCCTGATCGCACTCGGCGCCATTCTGGGCAAGCTGCTCGCCGACTCCGGCGGCGCGGACCAGATCGTCGACACGATCCTCGCGAAGGCGAGCGGGCGAGCCATGCCGTGGGCCATGGTCCTGATCGCCTCGATCATCGGTCTGCCGCTCTTCTTCGAAGTCGGCATCGTGCTTCTGATCCCGGTGGTGCTGCTCGTCGCCAAGCGCGGCAACTACTCCCTGATGCGCATCGGTATCCCGGCGCTCGCCGGTCTCTCCGTGATGCACGGGCTGATCCCGCCGCACCCCGGCCCGCTGGTCGCGATCGACGCCCTCGGTGCCAACCTCGGTGTCACGCTGGCGCTCGGTGTGCTGGTCGCCATCCCGACGGTGATCATCGCGGGCCCGGTCTTCTCCCGGTACGCCGCCCGCTGGGTGGACATCAAGGCGCCGGAGAAGATGATCCCGCAGCGCCCGTCCGAGGAGCTGGAGCACCGTCCCAGCTTCGGCGCCACGCTGGCGACCATCCTGCTGCCCGTCGTGCTGATGCTGGCCAAGGCCCTCGTCGACATCGTCGTGGACAACCCGGAGAACCATGTCCAGCGGGTCACCGATGTGATCGGCTCGCCGCTGATCGCTCTCCTCGCGGCCGTCATAGTCGGCATGTTCACGCTGGGCCGGGCCGCCGGTTTCACCAAGGCGCGGCTCTCCACCACCGTCGAGAAGTCCCTCGCCCCGATCGCGGGTGTGCTGCTGATCGTCGGTGCGGGCGGTGGCTTCAAGCAGACCCTCATCGACGCCGGTGTGGGTCAGATGATCCTGGACTTCTCCAAGGACTGGTCGATCCCGGCGCTCCTGCTCGGCTGGCTGATCGCCGTGGCGATCCGGCTCGCGACCGGCTCGGCGACCGTGGCCACGATCTCGGCGGCCGGCCTGGTCGCCCCGCTCGCCGCCGACATGTCGACGTCGCACGCGGCGCTGCTGGTCCTCGCAGTCGGTGCGGGCTCGCTCTTCTTCAGCCACGTCAACGACGCAGGCTTCTGGCTGGTGAAGGAGTACTTCGGGATGAGCGTCGGCCAGACGGTGAAGACCTGGTCGGTGATGGAGACCATCATCTCCGTGGTCTCGCTGGTCTTCATCCTGCTGCTGTCGCTGGTCCTCTAG
- a CDS encoding gluconokinase — MSTPHVVVVMGVAGTGKTTIGPLLAAELGVPYAEGDDFHPAANIAKMSAGTPLDDADRWPWLDAIGQWAHGRAGLGGVVSSSALKRVYRDRLRAEAPGAVFLHLTGDRALIEARMAERKGHFMPTALLDSQFATLQPLQDDEAGVSVDVSGTPEEITQRAVAALRRLEV; from the coding sequence ATGAGCACCCCCCACGTCGTCGTGGTGATGGGCGTAGCAGGGACCGGCAAGACCACGATCGGTCCCCTGCTCGCAGCCGAACTCGGCGTTCCGTACGCCGAGGGCGACGACTTCCATCCCGCGGCGAACATCGCCAAGATGTCGGCCGGCACCCCGCTGGACGACGCCGACCGGTGGCCCTGGCTCGACGCGATCGGGCAGTGGGCGCACGGCCGGGCCGGACTCGGTGGCGTCGTCAGCAGTTCGGCGCTGAAGCGGGTCTACCGCGACCGGCTGCGGGCCGAGGCCCCCGGGGCGGTCTTCCTCCATCTGACCGGAGACCGCGCCCTCATCGAAGCGCGGATGGCTGAGCGCAAGGGCCACTTCATGCCGACCGCACTGCTCGATTCGCAGTTCGCCACCCTGCAGCCGCTGCAGGACGACGAGGCGGGCGTCTCCGTCGATGTGTCCGGCACCCCCGAAGAAATCACCCAGCGAGCCGTCGCCGCGTTGCGCCGGCTCGAAGTCTAA
- a CDS encoding FadR/GntR family transcriptional regulator produces the protein MTTQGPGLHTHVLDTLGLEIAAGDCPPGRVLRTDELAQRFDVSRTVVREVVRVLESMHLVESRRRVGVTVQPTEAWNVYDPQVIRWRLAGADRPRQLRSLTVLRSAIEPVAAGLAARHATPDQCAALTECALGMVATSRGQQLERYLEHDIAFHRIVLNASGNEMFARLGDVVAEVLAGRTHHQVMFEDPDPAAVTLHVRLAEAVREGDAVESERLTKEIAVGALHELDVLAP, from the coding sequence ATGACCACACAGGGCCCCGGGCTGCATACACACGTGCTGGACACCCTGGGGCTCGAGATCGCCGCGGGGGACTGCCCGCCGGGCCGGGTGCTGCGCACCGACGAGCTTGCCCAGCGTTTCGACGTCTCCCGCACGGTCGTACGTGAAGTGGTCCGGGTCCTGGAGTCCATGCACCTGGTCGAGTCCCGGCGCCGGGTCGGCGTGACCGTACAGCCGACCGAGGCCTGGAACGTCTACGATCCGCAGGTCATCCGGTGGCGACTGGCGGGCGCCGACCGGCCGCGCCAGCTGCGCTCCCTGACCGTGCTGCGCTCGGCGATCGAACCGGTCGCGGCGGGGCTCGCGGCGCGGCACGCCACGCCGGACCAGTGCGCCGCCCTCACCGAATGCGCGCTCGGGATGGTCGCGACCTCACGCGGTCAGCAGCTGGAGCGGTATCTGGAACACGACATCGCGTTCCACCGGATCGTGCTCAACGCCTCCGGGAACGAGATGTTCGCGCGGCTCGGGGACGTCGTCGCCGAGGTCCTGGCAGGGCGTACCCACCACCAGGTGATGTTCGAGGATCCCGACCCGGCGGCGGTCACACTCCACGTACGGCTCGCGGAGGCGGTGCGGGAGGGCGACGCGGTGGAGTCGGAGCGGCTGACGAAGGAGATCGCCGTGGGCGCCCTGCACGAGCTGGACGTGCTCGCGCCCTGA
- a CDS encoding TetR/AcrR family transcriptional regulator, which translates to MSASERVVAEGARRRRRPTKQGTVLSEQLIVGTALRLIGEHGAAALTVRRLGAALGCDPSAIYRYFRDTDELLLAVADELIGRTLSGWRATGDWRADLRDLGLRMHADYLAHPQAALLTCARVTGRTHEIQAVETILGILRGAGFPDGEAVRIYHVFVDQTLSFAALDASTLVLSERARAQEVRTWPQTYARLERTTHPHIAATAPVLVAEMGRSGYPAALEMMLAAAAARLQHVTASPSGT; encoded by the coding sequence ATGAGTGCGAGCGAGCGGGTGGTGGCCGAGGGGGCGCGGCGCCGCAGGCGTCCCACCAAGCAGGGCACGGTGCTGTCGGAGCAGCTGATCGTGGGGACGGCGCTGCGGCTGATCGGCGAGCACGGGGCGGCGGCGCTCACCGTGCGCCGGCTCGGCGCCGCCCTGGGGTGCGATCCGAGCGCGATCTACCGGTACTTCCGGGACACGGACGAGCTGCTGCTCGCGGTGGCCGACGAGCTGATCGGCCGTACGCTGTCCGGCTGGCGGGCGACCGGTGACTGGCGGGCCGACCTGCGTGACCTGGGGTTGCGCATGCATGCCGACTATCTGGCGCATCCGCAGGCGGCCTTGCTGACGTGTGCCCGGGTCACCGGCCGTACGCACGAGATCCAGGCGGTGGAGACCATCCTCGGGATTCTGCGTGGGGCGGGCTTCCCGGACGGCGAGGCCGTGCGGATCTACCACGTGTTCGTCGACCAGACGCTGTCGTTCGCAGCGCTGGACGCGTCGACGCTGGTGCTGTCGGAGCGGGCCCGCGCGCAGGAGGTGCGGACGTGGCCGCAGACGTACGCACGACTGGAGCGGACCACGCATCCGCACATCGCGGCGACCGCGCCGGTGCTGGTGGCGGAGATGGGCCGCAGCGGCTATCCGGCGGCGCTGGAGATGATGCTCGCGGCGGCCGCGGCGCGGCTGCAGCATGTCACGGCGAGCCCGTCAGGCACCTGA
- a CDS encoding APC family permease gives MTDSPTPYGSDPPAAASLRKSLGVVDGFAIAASSTAATTSIGIGLGVTAGAVGLHLPIIMLLGFLPILGIASAYSRLNRVEPNMGSGYVWVGRSLSPWLGFLVGWIGIVSTVVFLSYTTTVTGSALLQLAGEGGLHTLAGLRLDPDSTAQSTALGIAVLIAVTFTAITGLRSAANLQKYLLVFEYVVLLGFCGYGLAVGPHPFSLDWINPFTIPSGQQLAQGLLLSVFCYWGFESSFSVNEEIRDPQDASRAGLITLFTMLGLFLLGSFAFQRVLSLDELTGHGAQGLTYFGDRLADQPLAALPLIALTFSAVASLQSGVIPTVRGMFAMSRDRTLGPLWTKVSPRFGTPAAGTVAIGCVAAAVAVLSLVLPKVGDLILASVNAIGVVVSVYYALTALAAAARFRGLLRESPSEALRAVVLPVLSAAVLLGLGGYLCWSFYTSADHFAISPDNGWFMLFCPAAMLLTGVAAAAWAKWVRKSPYFVTGRSLAPAEPAVTEAA, from the coding sequence GTGACGGACTCACCCACCCCCTACGGCAGCGACCCACCAGCAGCCGCGTCCCTCAGGAAGAGCCTCGGCGTCGTCGACGGCTTCGCCATCGCCGCGTCCTCCACCGCCGCAACCACGAGCATCGGCATCGGTCTCGGCGTCACCGCGGGCGCCGTCGGCCTCCATCTGCCGATCATCATGCTGCTCGGCTTCCTGCCCATCCTGGGCATCGCGAGCGCCTACTCCCGGCTCAACAGGGTCGAGCCGAACATGGGCAGCGGCTACGTCTGGGTCGGCCGCTCCCTCAGCCCCTGGCTCGGCTTCCTCGTCGGCTGGATCGGCATCGTCTCCACGGTCGTCTTCCTCTCGTACACCACGACGGTCACCGGATCCGCGCTGCTCCAACTCGCGGGCGAGGGCGGGCTGCACACCCTCGCCGGTCTCCGCCTCGACCCGGACTCCACCGCCCAGTCGACCGCCCTCGGCATCGCCGTCCTGATCGCCGTCACCTTCACCGCGATCACCGGCCTACGGTCCGCCGCCAACCTGCAGAAGTACCTGCTCGTCTTCGAGTACGTCGTGCTGCTCGGGTTCTGCGGATACGGACTGGCCGTCGGCCCGCACCCGTTCAGCCTGGACTGGATCAACCCGTTCACCATCCCCTCCGGACAGCAGCTCGCCCAGGGGCTTCTCCTCTCGGTCTTCTGCTACTGGGGATTCGAGTCCTCGTTCAGTGTCAACGAGGAGATCCGCGACCCGCAGGACGCCTCCAGGGCCGGGCTCATCACCCTCTTCACCATGCTCGGCCTCTTCCTCCTCGGCTCCTTCGCCTTCCAGCGGGTGCTCTCGCTGGACGAGTTGACCGGTCACGGCGCCCAGGGGCTCACCTACTTCGGTGACCGGCTGGCCGACCAGCCGCTCGCCGCGCTTCCGCTGATCGCCCTCACCTTCTCCGCCGTGGCCTCACTCCAGTCCGGGGTGATCCCGACCGTGCGCGGCATGTTCGCGATGAGCAGGGACCGTACGCTCGGTCCGCTCTGGACCAAGGTCAGCCCGCGGTTCGGCACACCCGCGGCCGGAACGGTCGCGATCGGCTGCGTCGCCGCCGCCGTCGCGGTCCTCTCCCTGGTCCTCCCGAAGGTCGGCGACCTGATCCTGGCCTCCGTCAACGCCATCGGCGTCGTCGTCTCCGTCTACTACGCGCTCACCGCGCTGGCCGCGGCCGCCCGCTTCCGCGGCCTGCTGCGCGAAAGCCCTTCCGAGGCGCTGCGTGCCGTCGTACTCCCGGTGCTCAGCGCCGCCGTACTGCTCGGCCTCGGCGGCTACCTCTGCTGGTCCTTCTACACCTCCGCCGACCACTTCGCGATCAGCCCGGACAACGGCTGGTTCATGCTCTTCTGCCCGGCGGCCATGCTGCTGACCGGCGTAGCCGCGGCGGCCTGGGCCAAGTGGGTGAGGAAGTCCCCGTATTTCGTCACGGGCCGCTCCCTCGCCCCTGCCGAACCCGCGGTCACGGAAGCGGCCTGA
- a CDS encoding amidohydrolase — MHRTPADLVLTGGPVLTMDPARSRATTVAVTGDRITAVGHDEVRELIGPRTEVVDLSGRLLVPGFQDAHIHPVTAGLELAQCNLTASRTAADTLAAVRAYADSHPNQEWITGGGWSMEAFDGGSPTRDRLDTVVPDRPVFLVNRDHHGAWVNTRALTLAGITRDTPDPADGRIERDDRGEPTGLLQEGAMDLVARHTPRSTPADRLAALLLAQRLLHSYGITAWQDAIVGVYGSMDDASDAYLTAARDGSLTARVVGALWWDRERGSEQIPELVARRRELTGGRFRAGSVKIMQDGVAETGTAALLTPYLDACGCATANSGTSFVDPVELRRYVTELDALGFQTHFHALGDRAVREALDAVEAARTVNGRTDNRPHLAHLQIVHPDDIPRFRELGATANIQPLWAAHEPQMDELTIPFLGDERAALQYPFGALLRSGATVAAGSDWPVSSAEPLHGIHTAVNRIAPDGDGPVFLPGERIGLTAAIAAYTAGSAHVNHLDDTGSIRAGALADLVVLDRDVYAGPPEDIGATRVLQTYVGGRRVHDTEA, encoded by the coding sequence ATGCACCGCACCCCCGCCGATCTCGTCCTCACCGGCGGCCCCGTCCTCACCATGGACCCGGCCCGCAGCCGCGCCACCACCGTGGCCGTCACCGGCGACCGCATCACCGCCGTCGGCCACGACGAGGTGCGTGAACTGATCGGTCCGAGGACCGAAGTCGTCGATCTCTCCGGCCGGCTGCTCGTTCCCGGCTTCCAGGACGCGCACATCCACCCGGTCACCGCCGGTCTCGAACTCGCGCAGTGCAACCTCACGGCGTCCCGTACGGCGGCGGACACCCTCGCCGCGGTACGGGCCTACGCCGACAGCCATCCGAACCAGGAGTGGATCACCGGGGGCGGCTGGTCCATGGAGGCCTTCGACGGCGGCAGCCCGACCCGGGACCGGCTCGACACCGTCGTCCCCGACCGCCCCGTCTTCCTGGTCAACCGCGACCACCACGGCGCCTGGGTCAACACCCGCGCCCTGACGCTCGCCGGCATCACCCGCGACACCCCCGACCCGGCCGACGGCCGCATCGAACGTGACGACCGGGGCGAGCCCACCGGACTCCTCCAGGAGGGCGCCATGGACCTGGTCGCCCGTCACACCCCGCGTTCCACCCCCGCCGACCGGCTCGCCGCCCTGCTCCTCGCCCAGCGCCTTCTCCACTCGTACGGCATCACCGCGTGGCAGGACGCGATCGTCGGCGTCTACGGCTCGATGGACGACGCCTCCGACGCCTATCTGACCGCGGCCCGCGACGGCTCGCTCACCGCCCGGGTCGTCGGTGCCCTGTGGTGGGACCGCGAGCGCGGCTCCGAGCAGATTCCCGAACTCGTGGCCAGGCGGCGGGAGCTGACGGGCGGGCGGTTCCGGGCCGGCTCGGTGAAGATCATGCAGGACGGGGTCGCGGAGACGGGCACCGCCGCCCTGCTCACGCCGTACCTCGACGCCTGCGGCTGCGCCACCGCCAACAGCGGCACCAGCTTCGTCGACCCCGTCGAGCTGCGCCGGTACGTCACCGAACTGGACGCCCTCGGCTTCCAGACCCACTTCCACGCCCTCGGTGACCGCGCCGTGCGCGAGGCACTCGACGCCGTCGAGGCCGCCCGCACCGTCAACGGCCGTACCGACAACCGGCCCCACCTCGCCCACCTCCAGATCGTCCACCCCGACGACATCCCGCGGTTCCGTGAGCTCGGTGCCACAGCCAACATCCAGCCGCTGTGGGCCGCCCATGAGCCACAGATGGACGAGCTGACCATCCCCTTTCTCGGCGACGAACGCGCCGCGCTTCAGTACCCTTTCGGCGCTCTGCTGCGGTCCGGCGCAACCGTCGCGGCGGGCAGCGACTGGCCGGTCAGCAGCGCCGAACCGCTGCACGGCATCCACACCGCGGTCAACCGCATCGCCCCGGACGGCGACGGGCCGGTCTTCCTGCCGGGGGAGCGCATCGGACTCACGGCCGCCATCGCCGCGTACACGGCAGGCTCGGCCCATGTGAACCACCTGGACGACACCGGCTCCATCCGCGCCGGAGCCCTCGCCGACCTGGTGGTCCTGGACCGCGACGTGTACGCGGGCCCGCCCGAGGACATCGGCGCCACCCGCGTCCTCCAGACGTACGTCGGCGGACGCCGGGTCCACGACACGGAGGCGTGA